The nucleotide sequence CGGTGGTCGAGCGCCAGCCGGTGTCGGAGCCGCTGCAGACCGGTATCACCGCCATCGACGCGATGACCCCGATCGGCCGTGGCCAGCGTCAGCTGATCATCGGTGACCGCAAGACCGGTAAGACGGCCGTCGCGGTGGACACGATCATCAACCAGAAGGCCAACTGGGACTCCGGCGACCCGAAGAAGCAGGTTCGCTGCATCTACGTCGCGGTCGGCCAGAAGGGCTCCACGATCGCCGCGGTGAAGAAGTCCCTCGAGGACGCCGGCGCGATGGAGTACACCACCATCGTCGCGGCCCCCGCGTCGGACTCCGCCGGCTTCAAGTGGATCGCGCCGTACACCGGCTCGGCCATCGGCCAGCACTGGATGTACGAGGGCAAGCACGTCCTCATCGTGTTCGACGACCTGACCAAGCAGGCCGACGCCTACCGCGCGATCTCGCTGCTGCTGCGTCGCCCGCCGGGCCGTGAAGCCTTCCCCGGCGACGTCTTCTACTTGCACTCCCGTCTCCTCGAGCGTTGCGCGAAGCTCTCGGACGAGCTGGGCGCGGGCTCGCTGACCGGTCTCCCGATCATCGAGACCAAGGCGAACGACGTGTCGGCCTACATCCCGACGAACGTCATTTCGATCACCGACGGTCAGTGCTTCTTCCAGTCGGACCTGTTCAACGCCGGTCAGCGCCCCGCCATCGACGTGGGTATCTCGGTTTCCCGCGTGGGTGGTGCCGCGCAGGTCAAGGCGATGAAGGACGTTTCGGGTTCGCTCCGTATCGACCTGTCGCAGTACCGCGAGCTGGAGGCCTTCGCGGCCTTCGCTTCGGACCTCGACGACGCGTCGAAGGCGCAGCTCGAGCGTGGTGCCCGCCTGTACGAGGTGCTCAAGCAGCCGCAGTACTCGCCGATCCCGGTCGAGGAGCAGGTCGTCACGGTGTACCTCGGCACGAACGGTCACTTCGACACCGTTCCGACCGAGGACGTGCGCCGCTTCCGCGACGAGTTCGTCGACTCCGCGCGTCGCAAGCACGGAGAGCTCCTCAAGGACATCCGCGAGTCGGGCAAGTTCTCCAAGGAGACCGCTTCCGGGCTGGTCGACGCGGTGAACGAGTTCAAGAAGGAGTTCACCACCTCCGAGGGCAAGAGCCTGGTCGAGGTCTCCGACGCGATGGACGCCGAGAAGGTCGGGCAGGAGACCGTCAAGGTCAACAAGCCCGCCCCGAAGAAGTGAGCTGATAGCTCATGGCCGCACAACTCCGAGAACTCCGGTCGCGAATCAAGGCGACCAAGTCCATCGGCAAGATCACCAAGGCGATGGAGCTCATCGCCACCGCGCGCATCACCAAGGCGCGGGCGAAGGTCGCGGCTTCCCGGCCGTACTCGGACGAGATCACGAACGTGCTCTCGGCCCTGGCCGGAGCCTCGGCGAACCTCGACCACCCGTTGCTGGTCGAGCGTCCGAACCCGAAGCGCGCGGCGGTCCTCGTGATCACCAGCGACAAGGGTCAGTGCGGTGGGTACAACTCCAACGTGCTGAAGGCGACCGAGGAGCTCCTCACGCTGCTGCGTGAGCAGGGCAAGGAGCCGGTGCTGTACGTGACCGGCAACAAGGG is from Amycolatopsis lurida and encodes:
- the atpA gene encoding F0F1 ATP synthase subunit alpha is translated as MAELTISSDEIRSAIENYVSSYAPDVSREEVGVVVDAGDGIAHIEGLPSAMANELLEFPGGVLGVALNLDARSIGAAILGDFETVVEGQEVKRTGQVLSVPVGEGYLGRVVNPLGAPIDGLGEIETTDRRPLEVKAASVVERQPVSEPLQTGITAIDAMTPIGRGQRQLIIGDRKTGKTAVAVDTIINQKANWDSGDPKKQVRCIYVAVGQKGSTIAAVKKSLEDAGAMEYTTIVAAPASDSAGFKWIAPYTGSAIGQHWMYEGKHVLIVFDDLTKQADAYRAISLLLRRPPGREAFPGDVFYLHSRLLERCAKLSDELGAGSLTGLPIIETKANDVSAYIPTNVISITDGQCFFQSDLFNAGQRPAIDVGISVSRVGGAAQVKAMKDVSGSLRIDLSQYRELEAFAAFASDLDDASKAQLERGARLYEVLKQPQYSPIPVEEQVVTVYLGTNGHFDTVPTEDVRRFRDEFVDSARRKHGELLKDIRESGKFSKETASGLVDAVNEFKKEFTTSEGKSLVEVSDAMDAEKVGQETVKVNKPAPKK